A single region of the Oleispira antarctica RB-8 genome encodes:
- the engA gene encoding GTP-binding protein EngA, which translates to MVPVIALVGRPNVGKSTLFNRLTKTRDALVAEIAGLTRDRKYGEGQIGDEPFIVIDTAGISGEEVGIDAEMASQSFLAIEEADIVLFMVDAQSGIIHADHLLAEYLRKKGKEAYVIANKIDGRNPDVVLAEFYELGMGEPIPIAAAHNRGINTLIEHVLTELHGPKVVEPERELTGYEEWEQLYGEKEAPLDIKTQHEELNVKGIKIAVVGRPNVGKSTLINRFLGEERVVVYDQAGTTRDSVYIPYERHGQDYTLIDTAGIRRRKSITEAAEKFSIIKTLQAIQDCHVCVLVLDAKDGIVEQDLHMLSFVLNAGRALVIAINKWDGMTAEERESVKNELDRRLEFITYADIHFISALHGSNVGNLYQSVDKAYESAMAKWSTSQLTRLLEDMVKNHQPPMVNGRRVKLRYAHQGGSNPPILVVHGTQTDKLTEAYKRYLANTYRRVLNIHGTPIRMNFKSAENPFAEKKDGPSLHRISEKKMARTQNIRAIKKEKARKQRAKKR; encoded by the coding sequence ATGGTTCCTGTAATTGCCCTTGTAGGGCGTCCCAATGTTGGGAAATCCACTTTATTTAATCGCTTAACCAAAACACGTGATGCTTTGGTAGCTGAGATTGCAGGGTTAACCCGCGATCGTAAATACGGTGAAGGCCAAATCGGCGACGAGCCTTTCATTGTTATTGATACCGCAGGTATCAGTGGCGAAGAAGTGGGTATCGACGCGGAAATGGCTTCACAGTCTTTTTTAGCCATCGAAGAAGCCGACATCGTATTATTTATGGTGGACGCTCAATCGGGAATCATTCATGCCGATCATTTATTGGCAGAATATTTGCGCAAAAAGGGCAAAGAAGCTTACGTTATTGCCAACAAAATTGATGGTCGTAACCCGGATGTTGTTCTAGCTGAATTCTATGAATTGGGTATGGGCGAGCCTATTCCTATTGCCGCGGCGCATAACCGCGGTATTAATACCCTGATTGAACACGTTTTAACCGAACTGCATGGCCCGAAAGTGGTTGAGCCAGAGCGCGAGCTAACCGGTTATGAAGAGTGGGAACAGCTTTACGGCGAAAAAGAAGCCCCGCTGGACATTAAAACTCAGCACGAAGAGCTAAATGTTAAAGGCATCAAAATTGCGGTAGTGGGTCGCCCGAACGTGGGTAAATCGACGCTGATTAATCGCTTCTTAGGGGAAGAGCGCGTTGTGGTTTATGACCAAGCGGGCACGACACGAGACAGTGTTTATATTCCTTACGAGCGTCATGGTCAGGACTATACCTTGATCGATACTGCCGGTATTCGTCGTCGTAAGAGCATTACCGAAGCCGCTGAAAAATTCTCGATTATTAAAACCTTGCAAGCAATTCAGGATTGTCATGTGTGTGTATTAGTTCTTGATGCCAAAGATGGCATTGTAGAGCAAGATCTCCACATGCTGAGCTTCGTATTAAACGCGGGTCGCGCATTAGTTATCGCCATTAATAAATGGGATGGCATGACCGCAGAAGAACGTGAAAGCGTTAAAAATGAATTGGATCGTCGTTTAGAATTTATTACTTACGCTGATATCCATTTCATCTCTGCTTTGCATGGCAGTAACGTAGGTAACTTGTATCAGTCTGTTGATAAGGCGTATGAGTCTGCCATGGCAAAATGGTCGACTAGCCAGCTAACGCGCTTGCTAGAAGACATGGTGAAAAATCACCAGCCGCCGATGGTTAACGGTCGTCGTGTTAAATTGCGCTATGCACACCAAGGGGGTTCTAATCCACCTATATTGGTTGTTCACGGTACGCAAACAGATAAGTTAACGGAAGCGTATAAGCGTTACTTAGCGAATACCTATCGTCGTGTATTGAATATTCACGGTACGCCGATTCGAATGAACTTCAAAAGCGCTGAAAATCCTTTCGCAGAAAAGAAAGATGGGCCTTCGCTTCACCGCATTAGTGAGAAGAAGATGGCGCGCACGCAAAACATTCGTGCTATTAAGAAAGAAAAAGCACGTAAACAGCGCGCTAAAAAACGTTAG